CGCCTCcgccgcctccgccgccgccAGGGCAGCAGGTGGGACCCGGCGCGGCCCCGGCCCTGCCCGCCGCGCTGCTCCCTCCAAGCGCCGGCTCTGCGCCCGGTGCGCCCGCTCCCGCCGCGCTGGGAGCCTTCTCGGACGTGCTGGTCCGCTGCGAGGTGTCCCgcgtgctgctgctgctgctcctgcaaCCACCGCCCGCCAAGCTCCTGCCGGAGCATGCCCACACCCTGGAGAAGTACTCCTGGGAGGCTTTCGACAGCCATGGGCAGGAGAGCAGTGGCCAGCTTCCCGAGGAGCTGTTCCTGCTGCTCCAGTCCTTGGTCATGGCTACCCACgaaaaggacacagaagctgTCAAGTCGCTGCAAGTGGAGATGTGGCCACTGTTGAGTGCTGAGCAGAACCACCTCCTTCACCTCGTTCTGCAAGAAAGCGTCTCCCCCTCAGGACAGGGCATCTGATGAATCACATTAACTAAGTGACTTTTTGCTTGTGACAGAACTTCGTGTATCTCCACTGGCATttggagcggggtgggggggggcgcggaAGAAAAGACATGAATCCTAGCAGTTCTACCTTCGTTTATCTCTTTCCTCTTGCCCCCATAGGAATTTAGTTGACCGGAAGTTACCTGTATCCCAAAAACTTATTTCCATGACAGTGGGAGGGAAACAACAACACGGTAGAATCAATGGAGGACACGGCTCTCTTCCCAAAAACTGACCACATACAAATAAGAACCCCCTTTATCCCTTACCTCTTCTTCCACCcgactcccctgccccccacatctTTGTTGCCAAGTGAGGATTTGATTTTGCATAGCTCTCAGTACGTAagctatatgatttttttttatcgtGATTTGATTTCTTGGCATAGATCAATGTCTATCCGTGTGACCACTCAAGTTCTCCTTTGTTTCATCCGCCCCACACATATTCGTGGGAGTGATTTGATTACATATACCATTGTGTCTACAGCCCTAAGTCCATAATAAAGCCGAAATTCTGATGCTCCTACCTTGTGGTTTAACTTTACTTCCATCTATAACATGGGCACAGCTTCTCTACATATCAGGAAGCAGAAAGTGGAAAAACAGATGGTTGTCTTTCGAGTCCATGATGTATTCACTCATTTGAAATTTACAGTGTGCCTAGTACTCAGGCAGTGCCACTCAATGAATCTACAGAGATCCTTTGCAATGTGGACCTTACTCAGCTGCAATGCAAATGTGTCCTGTGCAAGAGAAGGGGGGTGTGTGTTCTAATGCACATGGGTCCGATGTGCCTTGGAATTCACAGTTCTGGTTCTAGGTTCTGTTCTGAGAAGTATGCCTAGTCCACGTGACAACTTTCATTTGTAGTAGGGATCTCTCTGCAACTCTTATTTAACTCAAATGTGTAAAATCAGCATGGTTCTTTGGTATTGTGTGGTCATGTACATGCAAGACGGTGTCTTTGTTCCCCAAGAGCAGGATAGCATCCCCTTTCAAACTATTACATTTTACAAGGCTTTCTGGTCCAAGTGTTACATGCAAACATTACAAACCGGgtgtttttaaattcaatttttttctctttacagttTTGAGAATGATAATGAGAACTCTTTAGAATATAATCTCCTCAATCATTCAGCTTTGGGAAAATGCATCCTCTGGGCTGACGCTGTATACAGCAGTAATCTTTTGGGGTGAGATTTAAGGACACGGTTTGGCTGTAGGTTTCTGTTTTGCCTTTAGTctgtgtggggggcgggggagggggataCGTAGAGGGTTGTCACCGTGAGTTAAGTGCCTCAGAATGGGTGGGACTTTTAGGGTAATCTTTACTACCTGTATGTCAACATTGTGGAAGCAGTATGTCAGGGAATACAAGAGAGGCCCATCGGAGACTGAATCAGCCACCATTCCTGCGCTCTCACTTGGCTGCCTGGAAGGGTCTTTCGGAGCCCTAAAAGCCTAGCCTAACTTATTGCAAAAGTGGGTAGGGTgtcagacatatgaaaagatgctcatcatcaggcatcatcagggaaatgcaagtcaaaaccacaatgagagatcccctcacatttgtcagaatggctaaaatcgaaaacaaaggaaacaacaagtgttggtgaggatgtggagaaaaagaaacccttgcgcactgttggtgggaatgccagctGGAGTagccactgtgcaaaacagtatggaggttcctcaaaaaactaaaaatagaattaccttatgatcaAGTAATTCCTCTACCGGGTATTgacccaaagaaagtgaaaacactaattcaaagagatgtatgcacccctatgtttattgcagcattatttacaatagttaaaATACAGAAGCAATCCCAGTGTCCACccatagatggatggataaagaagacacacacacacacattggaatatttctgagccatacaaaagaatgaaatcttgccatttgcaacgtgGA
The Ailuropoda melanoleuca isolate Jingjing unplaced genomic scaffold, ASM200744v2 unplaced-scaffold10181, whole genome shotgun sequence DNA segment above includes these coding regions:
- the LOC100477440 gene encoding 40-kDa huntingtin-associated protein, with the translated sequence PPPPPPPGQQVGPGAAPALPAALLPPSAGSAPGAPAPAALGAFSDVLVRCEVSRVLLLLLLQPPPAKLLPEHAHTLEKYSWEAFDSHGQESSGQLPEELFLLLQSLVMATHEKDTEAVKSLQVEMWPLLSAEQNHLLHLVLQESVSPSGQGI